CCTGGTACTTGTAATCGTGGTGAACTTGGCCCTTGGGATACTCCCCAGAGTGGATAACTTTGCTCATATTGGGGGTCTTATATCTGGGTTCCTTCTTGGATTTGTTGTCTTCATTCGACCACAGTTTGCATGGATTAACCAGAGAAGAGTAGCACCTGGACCACAAGCTGCTCCTGCCGAACACAAGCACAAGACATATCAATATATATTGTGGATAGTTGCTGCTATTCTGCTGATTGTCGGGTGAGTCTACAGACTTTCCTCTTGAGGCCCCATTTAATATTTAACTTTCAAATGTTTTCCCCGTGGTGATACCTGTTATCTGAAATTTACAGGTTCACACTGGCCATAGTTCTGCTTTTCCGGGGATATAATGCAAACGATCACTGTTCTTGGTGCCATTATCTCAGTTGTGTTCCTACTAAAAAATGGAAGTGCAACTCGTCACCGACAACATGCACGGTAAGATAATTGGAAGTTCCTCCCTCTGTATCTTTGGAAGTACTTTTGTCACCGCTAACAAGTGAAATATAACAACCTGAAAAGAAAAGTTACAAGCATATATAGTGGAAAACATCGTTTTTGCATCTTGCAAAAGTTAACAAGCAAGTTAAATCTACAAGCTGAAGAACCAAATGTGCTTTTGGATCGATATGAACCAAACTCATTTTGTTTGGCTAGACGCTGTAGCCAGATGTATCAGAGATGCCCCTTTCACAGTTGAGATTGAGCATGCATTCACAGGACGCCGCTACATGCTAAATAGCTAATGCTATTTTCCGCAATTCCATTTCCTTGCAGGCAATGCTACAGGGAAATACCTTGAACTTGACATGTGAAGGCAAAGGGATATACCGGAGCTACATTGTGGCCGAAGCTACGCAAGATAAGATAGACCAGCTCTGCAACCAGCTTTGCAGTTAGGAGAACCGGATTCCCTGAGCTCTCCCAGCTTCTAACATGATTTTTATTCTTTCTGTACATGAAGAGAATACTACATATTTTAATAGAAGGTTACTTATGGAGGGAAATATGCAGTGTTGCATATTAGGTTGCTTGTGATTAATCTTGAGAAGTGCTGAAGTGTTGCTCCGGTTCCCGGATGGATGGAAACTGAGAGGAAAAGGCCAACAGGACTATCATTCATGTGTTGTAAGGCCTTTCGCGCAAGCACTGGACCCACACGATAAACCCAAGCTTAGAGCAATTCTAGCATTTCATGTCTTCAAACGAACTTTAACGCATGGTTGCCGGGAGTATCCACACAATGAACCCAAACTTATAGCAATTCTAGCGGAGTCGCAATATGGCATATGCAGCGCACTCTATATGCTTTTAGAAGCTAGAGTAGACATAACGTGGTCTCCATATTTTCCTGCATTGGGTCATAGGTTCTTCCCCAATAATCTAAATTTCAGAACACCCACCTGTCATTGGGTCATAGGTTCTTCCCCAATAATCTAAAATTCAGAACATATTTGATTCAATTCGATTTCATTCCTAATAATTTGGTCGGAAAATTAGTTCCAGTGCGACTTTTTTTTATCATGCTCTGCTTTTTTATTTATCATAGTTCCAGTGCGACTTACTTTGGTAGAACAACTAATAATTGGTTAAACTATAAACTAAGTAGCTAATGGTCGTGGCCATGCCTCCCACGGCGGCAACAACTGGATTCCCTATCAAGGGCTAGTTGCGGCCATGTCCACGGTCGAGGGGGTGTGGGCGGAGTCAAGTAGGAATGCGACAATGCGGGCCTCGATGGCCCAGAAATACGCCTCGACGGTCGTCGTGTCACAAGCCGGTTGTACGTCAGTGGCCCCGGTGATTCCATTGCGGGCCTCGACACGATCGTCCCAAGTCGGCCATGCAACCACAGCTGACAGGGGCGAGGCGGACGGGCGGTCGCAAATCCGTCGCTCCCTTTCCCGCGTCATCTTGCGGCTCAACAATGTCAATTTGCTCCCAACAGGAGTCGAGGGGATCCGCTTGTTTCTTCTTCTCCACCTCATCTCCAAAAATGAAGGCGAGAGGAAGACTTTATATAGGCCATCATGGGGCTCATAATATATCTTTTTTTTCATAATGTGGCCACGGCTAGGAAAAAGAGTAATAATATCAAAAGAACTTCTTAATGATTTGGGGATTTTGCGGCAAGGTATGGAATTGAAGGATCATGTCACGAAATATTTTTTTAATCTTTTCACCTAAGAAGTTTTGCAACCTAACTTTTATCCCTTGTTCGGAGAAGGGTGTCTACTGAGATGAATAATGCCCCTCTCGCTCCTTACACCACCGAAGATGTTCGTAAGGCTTTATTCGCTATTAGTGATTTGAAAGCCCTGGGAACAGATGGACTTCATACTATTTTCTTATAAAAGATTTTGGCTCATGTTAGGGGACAATCTGATTTAGGAGGTTCTGTAAGTGGCTAATACATGTACTATCGCATCTGGTTGGAATGACACAATGATTATGATCATTGGGCTTACGAGTGTCTTCATTCATCATCCATATTTTGGAAACCATTTCTACTTGCAGGTGTCATGTGTCTAGGATCACTGGGCTcctaattactccctccgttcctaaatacttgtctttctaggcattttaaatgaatatcacatacggatgtatgtagacatattttagagtgtagattcattcattttactccgtatgtatcacttgttgaaatgcctagaaagacaagtatttaggaagggagggagtacatGTTTAGCTATTGTCTCCGTACTCGAAGTATAATGACGTGACCACAATTTTCAAGATGCTAAGTATATATTTTGTTGTGCTAGAAGAGGGGATAATTTAAGTTCCTGGCTTCTCTCGACCTCGGTTCAATTTTTCATTCATCACATTATTTTGTCCATCGCTTCTAATTTAGGCTCGACCAACGACCATTACTTAGTTTCCAATAATGTGTATAAATAAAACATTGCATGACATGCCTTTACTGTCATATCTAGATGTCATGCATAACATAGCAGAAGCCTGACTTATGTACCACATATTCCATAGCTTAGATTCAAATTTTGAGGCTTTCAAAAACGAAGTGTATTGTAATTAATTTGCATTTATCTTTTAGTAGAAAACTAGTGTCATGTGCTAAGCGATGCTTATTCTCTTAGCGGGATCTTAGCGGAAAGTGGCACTATTGTACACACCTTAAATGATTTCTTTTGTAATTAATCAAAGTTCCCTTCAATTTTTTAGGAGAAAGACTAAATTTGCCTTGACATGGCGCTTTTTTTCCAGGAGAAAAAGTGTTTTAAAAGGTTCTTTTAAATACCCATAACTATATTTAAACATGAGAACTATTACGGATATTACGAATACAATGCTCCGGACCAAAGATCCAAAAAACTACAAATAAGCTCCTAAAACTAAGAATTATAATGATATCTCTGAGACACACCATTATGGTAATAAATTTTGGATGACGAAATCCTTCCAAACATTCAAAAAGGGCACTGCAATTAGACATGAGTAGCGAGACTGCCATGAACATTGAATGGACTTGAGGAGGCTAGGATGACCCCTTAAAAGTGTAGGTTGTCGAACCGCGAGATGTGCACCATAATGCCAAggaaataatc
This genomic window from Aegilops tauschii subsp. strangulata cultivar AL8/78 chromosome 4, Aet v6.0, whole genome shotgun sequence contains:
- the LOC109779574 gene encoding RHOMBOID-like protein 4 isoform X2, which gives rise to MGALDVSKVVQGRQGWRLITCIWLHAGVVHLLINVLCLLFIGIRLEQEFGFVRIGLVYLISGFGGSLMSALFIRASISVGASGALFGLIGSMLSELITNWSLYANKVAALLTLVLVIVVNLALGILPRVDNFAHIGGLISGFLLGFVVFIRPQFAWINQRRVAPGPQAAPAEHKHKTYQYILWIVAAILLIVGFTLAIVLLFRGYNANDHCSWCHYLSCVPTKKWKCNSSPTTCTAMLQGNTLNLTCEGKGIYRSYIVAEATQDKIDQLCNQLCS